One stretch of Clupea harengus chromosome 2, Ch_v2.0.2, whole genome shotgun sequence DNA includes these proteins:
- the piga gene encoding phosphatidylinositol N-acetylglucosaminyltransferase subunit A → MGQRKTTSSRAHPRTPDTCSARTGALKADGDGPVAVKHSICMVSDFFYPNMGGVESHIYQLSQCLLEKGHKVVIATHAYGDRRGIRYLTNGLKVYYLPLQVMYNQSTATTCFHSLPLLRCVFVRECVTVVHAHSSFSALAHDALFHAKTMGLNTVFTDHSLFGFADVSSVLTNKLLTVTLCDTSHVVCVSYTSKENTVLRAALPPDRVSVIPNAVDPAQFTPADPGRRDDARITVVVVSRLVYRKGIDLLGGIIPVLCAKHPDLCFLIGGEGPKRIVLEEVREKYQLHDRVRLLGALDHKDVRDVLVQGHIFLNTSLTEAFCMAIVEGASCGLQVVSTRVGGIPEVLPDELVTLCEPTVRSLCEGLETAIARQQEGSVPSPETIHKQVRALYTWRNVADRTEKVYDRVAGQEVLSLDRRVLRLRSHCGSVAGSVFAFFAVLDFLFLLLLGWLIPDDVIDVAVDASGPNSRWRRDVIKKKN, encoded by the exons ATGGGACAGCGGAAAACGACTAGCTCTCGAGCACATCCCCGCACACCTGACACTTGTTCTGCGCGCACGGGTGCTCTCAAAGCAGACGGCGACGGCCCGGTGGCGGTGAAACACAGCATCTGTATGGTGTCGGACTTCTTCTACCCGAACATGGGCGGTGTGGAGAGCCACATCTACCAGCTTTCCCAGTGTCTCCTGGAGAAGGGACACAAGGTCGTCATAGCAACGCACGCCTACGGCGACCGGCGTGGAATCCGCTACCTGACCAACGGGCTGAAAGTGTACTACTTacctctgcag GTGATGTATAACCAGTCGACAGCCACCACCTGCTTCCACAGTTTGCctctgctcag gtgtgtgttcgtgcggGAGTGCGTGACGGTGGTGCACGCTCACAGTTCCTTCTCGGCGCTGGCGCACGACGCGCTCTTCCACGCCAAGACCATGGGTCTGAACACGGTGTTCACCGACCACTCCCTGTTCGGCTTCGCCGACGTCAGCTCGGTGCTGACCAACAAGCTGCTGACGGTGACGCTGTGCGACACCAGCCACGTGGTGTGCGTCTCCTACACCAGCAAGGAGAACACCGTGCTGCGCGCCGCCCTCCCGCCCGACCGCGTCTCCGTCATCCCCAACGCCGTCGACCCCGCGCAGTTCACCCCCGCCGACCCCGGTCGCCGCGACGACGCCCGCATCACCGTAGTGGTGGTGAGCCGCTTGGTCTACAggaagg GGATTGATTTACTAGGCGGGATCATTCCAGTGCTTTGTGCAAAGCACCCTGATCTCTGctttctgattggtggagaggGACCCAAAAGAATAGTTCTGGAGGAAGTGAGGGAGAAGTACCAGCTGCACGACCG ggtgcgTTTGCTGGGGGCACTGGACCATAAGGACGTGAGGGATGTGCTGGTCCAAGGCCACATCTTCCTCAACACCTCCCTGACCGAGGCCTTCTGCATGGCCATCGTGGAGGGCGCCAGCTGTggtctacag gtggttaGCACGCGTGTTGGGGGTATTCCTGAGGTTCTTCCCGATGAGTTGGTGACATTGTGTGAGCCCACCGTTCGGTCGCTATGTGAGGGCCTGGAGACGGCCATCGCTAGGCAACAGGAAGGCAGCGTCCCCTCCCCGGAGACCATCCACAAGCAGGTGCGCGCCCTCTACACCTGGAGGAACGTGGCCGACCGCACGGAGAAG gtgtatGACCGTGTCGCTGGGCAGGAGGTGTTGTCGTTGGACCGGCGTGTCCTGCGCCTGCGCTCTCACTGCGGCTCCGTGGCGGGTTCCGTCTTTGCGTTCTTCGCCGTGCTggacttcctcttcctgctgctgctgggctggcTCATCCCCGATGATGTCATAGACGTCGCCGTGGACGCGTCCGGCCCCAACAGCCGTTGGAGGCGGGACGTGatcaaaaaaaagaactga